One bacterium genomic window carries:
- a CDS encoding acylphosphatase, whose amino-acid sequence MQLKAQIRGRVQGVFYRAWTQERARELGLTGWVRNLPDGRVEWLAQGQRQALLELERLCHRGPPAAHVESVESEWIDDEKDWKDFRIER is encoded by the coding sequence ATGCAATTGAAAGCCCAGATCCGAGGACGGGTCCAGGGCGTCTTCTATCGAGCCTGGACCCAAGAGAGGGCCCGCGAATTGGGCCTGACCGGCTGGGTCCGCAATCTCCCCGACGGCCGAGTCGAATGGCTGGCCCAAGGCCAGCGTCAAGCGCTCTTGGAATTGGAGCGGCTTTGCCATCGAGGGCCGCCGGCCGCCCATGTCGAGTCGGTGGAAAGCGAATGGATCGACGATGAGAAGGATTGGAAAGATTTTCGGATCGAGCGTTAA
- the recF gene encoding DNA replication and repair protein RecF (All proteins in this family for which functions are known are DNA-binding proteins that assist the filamentation of RecA onto DNA for the initiation of recombination or recombinational repair.), translating into MAIQALTIRRFRNLEDQDFLPSTGLNVLEGDNAQGKTNLLEAIYYLANGKSFRTAELSSLIRFESASAELSARWEQEGLDYRLELSLRPEGRELKFQGKPIVRLAPVQASLRVLVFTPDSSQLFRLAPLSRRRYFDHAISVQSPAYASALSRYQRVLRQRNHLLESGAPSHLLEPFDRQWAETAAALLTERRVYLERLLPAWKKRWQALSGEDWRLSATWEGPVAERRIGNSEALLEALAEVAAEERRQGRSLLGPQREDLVLALAGHPVREAASQGQQRMLVIGLKLAEADLFREESRRAPVFLLDDLGSELDERHRRLLLDSLGEIEAQTFLTSAQSGAYAALHARNFRVESGLISG; encoded by the coding sequence GTGGCGATCCAAGCCCTGACCATCCGGCGCTTCCGCAACCTCGAGGACCAAGATTTCTTGCCTTCCACCGGCCTCAACGTCCTCGAGGGCGACAATGCCCAAGGCAAGACCAACCTCTTGGAGGCCATTTACTACCTGGCCAACGGCAAGTCCTTCCGGACCGCCGAGCTCTCCAGCCTGATCCGCTTCGAGTCAGCCTCGGCCGAGCTTTCGGCCCGCTGGGAGCAGGAGGGCTTGGACTACCGGCTGGAACTCTCGCTTCGGCCCGAAGGCCGGGAGCTCAAGTTTCAAGGCAAGCCGATCGTGCGGCTGGCGCCGGTTCAAGCCAGCCTTCGAGTCCTGGTCTTCACGCCCGACTCCTCCCAGCTGTTCCGCTTGGCGCCCCTAAGCCGGCGGCGCTATTTCGATCACGCCATCTCGGTCCAAAGTCCGGCCTACGCCAGCGCCTTGAGCCGCTATCAGCGGGTGCTCCGCCAAAGGAATCACCTGCTGGAATCGGGGGCACCGAGCCACCTCCTCGAGCCTTTCGATCGCCAATGGGCCGAGACCGCGGCCGCGCTGCTGACCGAGCGCCGGGTTTATCTCGAGCGGCTTTTGCCGGCTTGGAAAAAGCGCTGGCAAGCCTTGAGCGGAGAGGATTGGCGCTTGAGCGCCACTTGGGAGGGGCCGGTGGCTGAAAGGCGGATCGGTAATTCCGAAGCTTTGCTCGAGGCCCTGGCCGAAGTCGCTGCCGAAGAGCGACGCCAAGGCCGCAGCCTGCTCGGTCCCCAGCGCGAGGACTTGGTGCTGGCGCTGGCGGGTCATCCGGTCCGCGAGGCCGCCTCCCAAGGCCAGCAACGGATGCTGGTCATCGGGCTGAAGCTGGCCGAGGCCGACCTGTTCCGCGAGGAAAGCCGGCGGGCGCCGGTTTTCCTGCTCGACGATCTGGGCAGCGAGCTCGATGAGCGCCATCGCCGCCTGCTACTCGACAGCCTGGGCGAAATCGAGGCCCAAACCTTTCTGACCAGCGCCCAGAGCGGCGCTTACGCGGCCCTTCATGCCCGCAATTTCAGGGTGGAAAGCGGGCTCATTTCAGGCTAA
- a CDS encoding DcrB-related protein, giving the protein MGKVVLNDLEFDVPSNWQDQGMVTLTIPSTDKNVRPNIIITKERLAQPVDLPTYFAKIKEAVKARGIQTFQILDEREISIAGLPAMQMVCAWDLAAMKQMLGPNAEVLKNIKPGQKVQQIQVSFIKADVAVNLTASFPAEQFEIYTRPFQKFLATIKSV; this is encoded by the coding sequence ATGGGCAAGGTAGTCCTCAACGATCTCGAATTCGACGTTCCTTCCAACTGGCAGGACCAAGGCATGGTCACCCTGACCATTCCCTCCACCGACAAGAACGTCCGCCCCAACATCATCATCACCAAAGAGCGCCTTGCCCAGCCGGTGGACCTCCCGACCTATTTCGCCAAGATCAAAGAGGCGGTGAAAGCCCGCGGCATCCAGACTTTCCAGATCCTCGACGAGCGCGAGATCAGCATCGCCGGCCTGCCGGCCATGCAGATGGTCTGCGCCTGGGATTTGGCGGCGATGAAGCAGATGCTCGGGCCCAATGCCGAGGTGCTGAAGAACATCAAGCCCGGCCAGAAGGTCCAGCAGATCCAAGTCAGCTTCATCAAGGCCGACGTGGCGGTCAATCTCACCGCCAGCTTCCCGGCCGAGCAGTTCGAGATCTACACCCGGCCCTTCCAGAAATTTCTGGCGACCATCAAATCGGTATAA
- the dnaN gene encoding DNA polymerase III subunit beta — MEIKISREELKQGLYWTQNVVEKKTTKPILSNALIEASGERLKLSATDLEVGISVEVPAQVKSGGQVAVPAKSLYDIVREITAEQISIKRRDDHWLEISAGSSKFKVVGLSPQEFPSMPEMGKKNVLTLDAPALRAMIEKTLFSVSTDETKYNLNGVFLESAGDKKLRMVATDGHRLSWAERPMTQSFQLAKGVLLPRKGVLELQKLIQEEDGILPLAIEGRNVMLQRGPITLFIRLIEGDFPDYRQVIPAKNDQSAILPKAQLVGALRRVSLLSQEHNRGVKLTFNSGQLELLCSNPDLGEAREEVECQYKGKHFEVGFNYRYFLDVLSVLEDETVKLELKDEVSPCLIRSEVDKGFLSLIMPMRL, encoded by the coding sequence ATGGAAATCAAGATCTCGAGAGAAGAACTCAAGCAAGGCCTCTACTGGACCCAAAACGTCGTCGAAAAGAAGACGACCAAGCCCATCCTTTCCAATGCCTTGATCGAGGCCTCGGGCGAGCGGCTCAAGCTCAGCGCCACCGACCTCGAAGTCGGCATCTCGGTCGAGGTTCCCGCTCAAGTGAAGAGCGGCGGCCAAGTGGCGGTGCCGGCCAAGAGCCTCTACGACATCGTGCGCGAGATCACCGCTGAGCAGATCAGCATCAAGCGCCGCGACGACCATTGGCTCGAGATTTCGGCCGGCAGCTCCAAGTTCAAGGTGGTGGGGCTCTCGCCCCAGGAATTTCCCTCGATGCCCGAGATGGGCAAAAAGAACGTCCTCACCCTCGACGCGCCGGCGTTGCGGGCCATGATTGAAAAGACCCTTTTCTCGGTTTCGACCGACGAAACCAAGTACAATTTAAACGGGGTTTTTCTCGAATCGGCCGGCGACAAGAAGCTGCGGATGGTCGCGACCGATGGTCATCGCCTGAGCTGGGCCGAGCGCCCGATGACCCAGAGCTTCCAATTGGCCAAGGGAGTCTTGTTGCCGCGCAAGGGCGTCCTCGAGCTCCAGAAATTGATCCAAGAGGAAGACGGCATCCTGCCCTTGGCCATCGAGGGTCGCAACGTGATGCTGCAGCGCGGCCCGATCACACTTTTCATCCGCTTGATCGAAGGCGATTTCCCGGATTACCGCCAAGTCATCCCGGCTAAGAACGACCAAAGCGCGATCCTGCCCAAGGCCCAACTGGTCGGCGCTCTCCGCCGAGTCTCCTTGCTCAGCCAGGAGCATAACCGCGGGGTGAAGCTCACTTTCAATAGCGGCCAGCTCGAGCTGCTCTGCAGCAATCCCGACTTGGGCGAGGCTCGGGAAGAGGTCGAATGCCAATACAAGGGCAAGCACTTCGAGGTCGGTTTCAATTACCGTTATTTCCTCGACGTCCTGAGCGTGCTCGAGGACGAAACCGTCAAGCTCGAGCTCAAGGACGAGGTCAGCCCTTGCCTGATCCGCTCCGAGGTCGACAAGGGCTTCTTGAGCCTGATCATGCCGATGCGGCTTTAA
- the gyrB gene encoding DNA topoisomerase (ATP-hydrolyzing) subunit B, translated as MPTAKPNEAPSGVYDASSIKVLEGLDAVRKRPAMYIGSTGSAGLHHLVYEVVDNSIDEALAGFCDQIKVIIHIDNSITVEDNGRGIPVDMHPTEKVSAAEVVLTKLHAGGKFEHSAYKVSGGLHGVGVSCVNALSGELDLEIKRDGTVYHQRYKQGVPTAPLESTGKTSNRGTKIWFKPDATIFETTEYSFDVLSNRLRELSFLNKGIRIEISDERSGKSHNFQYEGGIVSFVEHLNQRKSPLYPKPIYFEAQKDSCIVEIAMQWNDGYAETLFSFVNNINTHDGGTHVTGFKSALTRVLNNFLQNQGLLKSLKEDGLEGEDIREGLTAVISIKIPDPQFEGQTKGKLGNSEVEGLVKSVVGERLNQLFEENPTLGRKIGSKIVEAARARIAARNARNLVRRKSALEIGSLPGKLADCQEKDPGLSELYIVEGESAGGSAKQGRDRRNQAILPLKGKILNVEKARFDKMLTSEEIRVLITALGAGIGENDFDIEKLRYHNIIIMTDADVDGAHIRTLLLTFFYRQMPQVVERGYLYIAQPPLYKAKKGKAEKYLKDEGALEEYLLELGVEDLRLKAPKKEVTGKALSELTRTLIKYDKILNGMRQKADPRLIDALILATDFSPETLKDPRKMDVESDKLAAYLTQYYPELKDFGLDTEKDEEHSAHRLVYRTLYGGMNRRTVIDVVLLESPEIHELRGIQKELAALGAGPYQVVSGDDKAKSLATLREVKDFILANGREGQYIQRYKGLGEMNPEQLWSTTMNPESRTLLQVRVDDLVEADEIFTVLMGDQVEPRREFIENNALKVRNLDV; from the coding sequence TTGCCAACCGCGAAGCCGAACGAAGCCCCCAGCGGGGTTTATGACGCCAGTTCCATCAAGGTCCTGGAAGGATTGGACGCGGTCCGCAAGCGCCCCGCCATGTACATCGGTTCCACCGGCTCGGCGGGCCTCCATCACCTGGTATATGAGGTCGTGGACAATTCGATCGACGAGGCCTTGGCCGGATTTTGCGACCAGATCAAAGTCATCATCCACATCGACAACTCGATCACCGTCGAAGACAACGGCCGCGGCATCCCGGTCGACATGCACCCGACCGAGAAAGTCTCGGCCGCCGAGGTCGTCCTGACCAAGCTGCATGCCGGCGGCAAGTTCGAGCACAGCGCCTACAAGGTCAGCGGCGGCCTCCACGGCGTCGGCGTCTCCTGCGTCAACGCCCTTTCGGGCGAGCTCGACCTCGAGATCAAGCGCGACGGGACGGTTTATCACCAGCGCTACAAACAAGGGGTGCCGACCGCGCCGCTGGAGTCGACCGGCAAGACCAGCAACCGCGGGACCAAGATTTGGTTCAAGCCCGACGCCACGATCTTCGAAACCACCGAATACAGCTTCGACGTTTTGAGCAACCGGCTCCGCGAGCTCTCCTTCCTCAACAAGGGGATCAGGATCGAGATCAGCGACGAGCGCAGCGGCAAGAGCCACAATTTCCAGTACGAGGGCGGGATCGTCAGCTTCGTCGAGCATCTCAACCAGCGCAAGTCACCGCTCTATCCCAAGCCGATTTACTTCGAGGCCCAGAAGGACTCTTGCATCGTCGAGATCGCGATGCAGTGGAACGACGGCTATGCCGAGACCCTCTTTTCCTTCGTCAACAACATCAACACCCATGACGGCGGGACCCATGTCACCGGCTTCAAGTCGGCCTTGACCCGAGTCTTGAACAACTTCCTCCAGAACCAGGGCCTGCTCAAGTCACTCAAGGAAGACGGTCTCGAGGGCGAGGACATCCGCGAAGGCCTGACCGCCGTCATCTCGATCAAGATTCCCGACCCCCAATTCGAAGGCCAGACCAAGGGCAAGCTCGGCAACTCCGAGGTCGAAGGCCTGGTCAAGTCGGTGGTCGGCGAGCGTCTCAACCAGCTTTTCGAGGAAAATCCGACTCTCGGCCGAAAAATCGGCAGCAAGATCGTCGAGGCCGCCCGGGCCCGGATCGCCGCCCGCAACGCCCGCAACTTGGTCCGGCGCAAAAGCGCGCTCGAGATCGGCTCGCTACCCGGCAAGCTGGCCGACTGCCAGGAAAAGGACCCGGGCCTCTCCGAGCTCTACATCGTCGAGGGCGAATCGGCCGGCGGCTCGGCCAAGCAGGGCCGGGACCGGCGCAACCAAGCCATCCTCCCGCTCAAAGGCAAGATCCTCAACGTCGAGAAGGCCCGCTTCGACAAGATGCTGACCTCGGAGGAAATCCGGGTCCTGATCACGGCGCTCGGCGCCGGCATCGGCGAGAACGACTTCGACATCGAGAAGCTGCGCTACCACAACATCATCATCATGACCGATGCCGACGTCGACGGGGCCCATATCCGCACTCTGTTGCTCACTTTCTTCTATCGCCAGATGCCCCAGGTGGTGGAGCGGGGCTACCTCTACATCGCCCAGCCGCCGCTCTACAAAGCCAAGAAGGGCAAGGCCGAAAAGTACCTCAAGGACGAAGGGGCCCTCGAGGAATACCTGCTCGAGCTCGGGGTCGAGGACTTGAGGCTCAAGGCCCCGAAGAAAGAGGTCACCGGCAAGGCTTTGAGCGAGCTGACCCGGACCCTGATCAAGTACGACAAAATTTTGAACGGCATGCGCCAGAAGGCCGACCCCCGGCTGATCGACGCCCTGATCCTGGCCACCGACTTTTCGCCTGAAACCCTGAAAGACCCCCGGAAGATGGACGTCGAGTCCGACAAGCTGGCGGCCTATCTGACCCAGTATTACCCCGAGCTGAAGGACTTCGGCCTCGATACCGAGAAGGACGAGGAGCACAGCGCCCACCGGCTGGTCTACCGCACGCTCTACGGTGGGATGAATCGCCGGACCGTGATCGACGTGGTGCTGCTCGAGTCGCCGGAGATCCACGAGCTGCGCGGGATCCAAAAAGAGCTGGCGGCCCTCGGCGCCGGGCCTTACCAGGTGGTGAGCGGCGATGACAAGGCCAAGAGCCTGGCCACTCTCCGCGAGGTCAAGGATTTCATCCTGGCCAACGGCCGCGAGGGTCAATACATCCAACGCTACAAAGGCCTGGGCGAAATGAACCCCGAGCAGCTCTGGAGCACCACGATGAACCCGGAGAGCCGGACCCTCTTGCAGGTCCGGGTCGACGACCTGGTCGAGGCCGACGAGATCTTCACCGTCCTGATGGGCGATCAAGTCGAGCCCCGGCGCGAGTTCATCGAGAACAACGCGCTCAAGGTCCGAAACTTGGATGTTTAG